From one Streptomyces sp. CA-210063 genomic stretch:
- a CDS encoding FG-GAP-like repeat-containing protein, which yields MPLRHSRRTTSLPTLRTSSRSSSRSRTVAGCAAVAAALLAAPLVAAVPAAAVPTAPIADFNGDGFADLVINAPRATVAGAESAGYVSVVYGSVAGADTARPQVISRTTSWLPATAEAGTSFGQTTAARDLDGDGYTDLAVGGFDDADAILWGSPSGLASATAFTGRVNRAVDGDFNGDGKGDLVTTGDGGLQIQLGPFTRAGAPAQTSTLANDEEDEIWDITVGDMDGDGKDDLITTGGFEEMSYQAQWRKGTSTGVSQTARSTGHFTLGGVVADVNLDGYGDYVARDVGQVSEVRNGEAGNVRVVYGSANGPSTRTTKITQNTAGVPGVSESEGPDSDWNGDQFGYSVAAGDVTGDGYPDIAVGVPGEDIGSVKDAGSIVLLKGGAAGLTGTGAQAFDQSDSGVPGASEAGDTFGASVSLLDVNSNNRADLAVGAPTEDGTYQDSGAVWLFRGSKNGLVTTNIASFGPAVLKAPEQDARFGLGFAK from the coding sequence GTGCCCCTTCGCCACAGCCGTCGCACGACCAGCCTCCCCACCCTCCGTACGAGCAGCCGCAGCAGCAGCCGCAGCCGTACGGTCGCGGGATGCGCGGCCGTCGCCGCCGCGTTGCTGGCTGCTCCGCTCGTCGCCGCCGTGCCGGCCGCCGCGGTTCCGACGGCGCCGATCGCCGACTTCAACGGCGACGGTTTCGCCGACCTCGTGATCAACGCGCCCCGCGCCACCGTCGCGGGCGCCGAGAGCGCCGGCTACGTCTCGGTCGTGTACGGCTCCGTCGCGGGCGCCGACACCGCGCGCCCCCAGGTCATCTCCCGCACCACCTCATGGCTGCCGGCGACCGCCGAGGCGGGCACCTCCTTCGGCCAGACGACCGCCGCGCGCGACCTCGACGGCGACGGCTACACCGATCTCGCGGTCGGCGGCTTCGACGACGCCGACGCGATCCTGTGGGGCTCCCCGAGCGGCCTGGCCTCGGCCACCGCGTTCACCGGCCGGGTCAACCGCGCGGTCGACGGCGACTTCAACGGTGACGGCAAGGGCGACCTCGTCACCACCGGCGACGGCGGCCTCCAGATCCAGCTCGGCCCGTTCACCCGCGCCGGCGCCCCGGCCCAGACCTCCACCCTCGCGAACGACGAGGAGGACGAGATCTGGGACATCACCGTCGGCGACATGGACGGTGACGGCAAGGACGACCTGATCACCACGGGCGGCTTCGAGGAGATGTCGTACCAGGCGCAGTGGCGCAAGGGCACGTCGACCGGCGTGAGCCAGACCGCGAGGTCCACCGGCCACTTCACCCTCGGCGGCGTCGTCGCCGACGTGAACCTGGACGGCTACGGGGACTACGTCGCCCGCGACGTCGGCCAGGTCTCGGAGGTGAGGAACGGCGAGGCCGGCAACGTCCGCGTCGTCTACGGCTCCGCGAACGGGCCCTCCACCCGCACCACGAAGATCACCCAGAACACCGCGGGCGTTCCCGGCGTCTCCGAGTCCGAGGGGCCCGACAGCGACTGGAACGGTGACCAGTTCGGCTACTCCGTCGCCGCCGGTGACGTGACCGGCGACGGCTACCCCGACATCGCGGTCGGCGTCCCCGGCGAGGACATCGGCTCCGTCAAGGACGCCGGGTCGATCGTGCTGCTGAAGGGCGGTGCCGCCGGTCTCACCGGCACCGGCGCCCAGGCCTTCGACCAGTCCGACTCGGGGGTCCCCGGCGCCTCCGAGGCCGGCGACACCTTCGGCGCGTCCGTCTCCCTCCTCGACGTGAACTCCAACAACCGCGCCGACCTGGCCGTCGGCGCGCCCACGGAGGACGGCACGTACCAGGACTCGGGCGCCGTCTGGCTCTTCCGCGGCTCGAAGAACGGCCTGGTCACGACGAATATCGCGTCGTTCGGTCCGGCCGTCCTCAAGGCACCGGAGCAGGACGCGCGGTTCGGGCTCGGGTTCGCGAAGTAG
- a CDS encoding helix-turn-helix domain-containing protein — MAESQPSAPARAKSPHPGSVPGSGVEHVNERHDTHFTVVGNHLAQHPELSLTAIGLATHIQSLPKGTPVGIKALAAKFREGEVRIASALRELEAHGYLKRLRERLPSGRIVTRTISYNNPHAEQSGREPKPVEADDTGDKEGDKPVPAHHEVDDEAEPRPTADSPQRRTAARLLADLRTYDSRLLLTERDVRRLTSAVVTWLERGVSPTAVLRALTEGLPEEPLRRPAAFLAHRLAVDLPPAVSPPRPPLSTTTAATALPARMQNCDGCDRGFRAHGPGRCRDCRRHAAERAVA, encoded by the coding sequence ATGGCTGAATCGCAGCCTAGCGCGCCCGCGCGCGCCAAGTCCCCGCATCCCGGATCCGTTCCCGGATCGGGTGTCGAACACGTCAACGAGCGGCACGACACGCACTTCACGGTCGTCGGAAACCACCTCGCCCAGCATCCGGAGCTGTCCCTGACGGCGATCGGCCTGGCGACCCACATCCAGTCGCTTCCGAAGGGCACGCCGGTCGGGATCAAGGCTTTGGCCGCCAAGTTCCGCGAGGGGGAGGTGCGTATCGCTTCGGCCCTGCGGGAGTTGGAGGCGCACGGCTATCTGAAGCGGTTACGAGAGCGTCTGCCGTCGGGGCGGATCGTGACACGCACGATCTCGTACAACAACCCGCACGCCGAGCAGTCCGGCCGCGAGCCGAAGCCGGTCGAGGCCGACGACACCGGCGACAAGGAGGGCGACAAGCCCGTCCCGGCCCACCATGAGGTGGACGACGAGGCGGAACCTCGGCCCACCGCCGACTCGCCCCAGCGCCGCACCGCGGCCCGCCTCCTCGCCGACCTGCGCACGTACGACTCACGCCTCCTGCTGACCGAGCGCGACGTACGCCGCCTCACATCGGCCGTGGTCACCTGGCTGGAGCGCGGGGTCTCTCCCACAGCCGTACTCCGCGCCCTGACGGAGGGCCTGCCCGAGGAACCGCTCAGGCGCCCGGCGGCCTTCCTCGCCCATCGCCTCGCCGTCGACCTGCCACCCGCCGTCTCGCCGCCCCGTCCGCCGCTGTCGACCACTACCGCCGCCACGGCCCTGCCTGCCCGGATGCAGAACTGCGACGGCTGCGACAGAGGGTTCCGCGCCCACGGCCCGGGCCGCTGCCGCGACTGCCGTCGCCACGCGGCCGAACGGGCGGTGGCATAG
- a CDS encoding GNAT family N-acetyltransferase translates to MADWNLRPASLTDIEPVAELRAVVMRPDLERLGRYDPHRVRQRLRDSFDPAHAWIIEVSGTFAGCVALRPSPDAHWLEHFFLTPELQGTGIGTAVLRDLLDRCDRDGVPVRLNVLQGSPARRLYERLGFRLETEDAVDVFMVRGPAPGRRGRWPAPSRAISRTPTPAERRP, encoded by the coding sequence ATGGCCGACTGGAACCTACGACCGGCGTCCCTGACAGACATCGAACCCGTGGCCGAACTGCGTGCCGTCGTGATGCGCCCGGACCTCGAACGCCTCGGCCGCTACGACCCCCACCGCGTCCGCCAACGCCTCCGCGACTCCTTCGACCCGGCCCACGCCTGGATCATCGAGGTCAGCGGCACGTTCGCCGGCTGCGTCGCCCTCCGCCCGTCCCCCGACGCCCACTGGCTGGAGCACTTCTTCCTGACCCCGGAACTCCAGGGCACCGGCATCGGCACGGCCGTACTCCGCGATCTCCTCGACCGCTGCGACCGCGACGGCGTCCCGGTCCGCCTGAACGTGCTCCAGGGAAGCCCGGCCCGCCGCCTGTACGAGCGGCTCGGGTTCAGGCTGGAGACGGAGGACGCGGTGGATGTGTTCATGGTGCGTGGGCCGGCGCCGGGCAGACGCGGCCGGTGGCCGGCGCCGTCGCGGGCGATCAGCCGCACCCCGACCCCGGCCGAACGCCGGCCCTAG
- a CDS encoding DUF397 domain-containing protein, with amino-acid sequence MTPTLKWFKSSYSSNEGPECVEVAISPTAPTVHVRDSKDHQGAQLAFTNGSWTAFVDSYSAA; translated from the coding sequence ATGACGCCCACGCTGAAGTGGTTCAAGAGCAGCTACAGCAGCAACGAAGGCCCTGAGTGCGTCGAGGTAGCCATATCCCCCACCGCCCCCACCGTCCACGTCCGCGACTCCAAGGACCACCAGGGCGCACAACTCGCCTTCACGAACGGCTCGTGGACGGCGTTCGTCGACTCCTACTCCGCCGCGTAA
- a CDS encoding ADP-ribosylglycohydrolase family protein has product MGATAGAVWGRAEQQDFRSRVRGTLLGAAVGDALGAPVDQLTLPQIGEAYGPEWLTDLVSAYGRRGAITDLTQLTLFTVDGLIRAQVRRDTGVWHPPTDLHRAYRRWAATQRDWGPDERRKDDGWLAREEWLYARRDPSLICLLGFADGTMGTLDAPKNPGACGAEAAARSAPFGLLVGWEPQLVFQLAVECAAQTHGHPTAYLAAGSYAVIVHALARGESLDAAVQKTQVLLAARPGHQPVADSLQLAVTAVRQGTPTPAVVERLAADGTADGMLAVAVYCTLVGEDVSHGLRLAVNHGGPSGVAGALTGGLLGALHGETALPPAWLAELEGRPTILVLADDFALEMTQGPALHGPGGAVPGWLTRYPRG; this is encoded by the coding sequence GTGGGTGCGACAGCCGGTGCCGTCTGGGGGCGGGCCGAACAGCAGGACTTCCGCAGCCGGGTGCGCGGGACGCTGCTGGGCGCGGCCGTCGGCGACGCGCTGGGCGCGCCGGTCGACCAGCTGACCCTGCCACAGATCGGCGAGGCGTACGGCCCGGAGTGGCTGACCGATCTGGTCTCCGCGTACGGCAGACGCGGCGCCATCACCGACCTCACCCAGCTCACCCTGTTCACCGTCGACGGTCTGATCCGCGCCCAGGTCCGCCGCGACACCGGCGTCTGGCACCCGCCGACCGATCTGCACCGGGCGTATCGGCGCTGGGCCGCCACCCAGCGGGACTGGGGCCCCGACGAACGCCGCAAGGACGACGGCTGGCTCGCCCGCGAGGAGTGGCTCTACGCCCGCCGCGACCCCTCCCTCATCTGCCTCCTGGGCTTCGCCGACGGGACCATGGGCACCCTCGACGCCCCCAAGAACCCCGGCGCGTGCGGCGCCGAGGCCGCCGCCCGCTCGGCCCCCTTCGGACTGCTGGTCGGCTGGGAGCCCCAGCTCGTCTTCCAACTGGCCGTCGAGTGCGCGGCCCAGACCCACGGCCACCCCACCGCCTACCTCGCCGCCGGCTCCTACGCCGTCATCGTCCACGCCCTCGCCCGTGGCGAGAGCCTCGACGCCGCCGTCCAGAAGACCCAGGTGCTGCTGGCCGCCCGCCCCGGCCACCAGCCTGTCGCCGACTCCCTCCAACTGGCCGTCACCGCCGTACGCCAGGGCACGCCCACCCCGGCCGTCGTCGAGCGACTGGCCGCCGACGGCACCGCCGACGGCATGCTGGCCGTCGCCGTGTACTGCACCCTGGTCGGCGAGGACGTGAGCCACGGCCTGCGCCTGGCCGTCAACCACGGCGGCCCCTCGGGGGTGGCCGGCGCCCTGACAGGCGGCCTCCTCGGCGCCCTCCACGGCGAGACGGCCCTCCCTCCCGCCTGGCTGGCGGAGCTGGAAGGCCGCCCCACCATCCTCGTCCTCGCCGACGACTTCGCCCTGGAGATGACGCAGGGACCGGCCCTGCACGGCCCGGGCGGGGCGGTACCGGGATGGCTGACGCGGTACCCGCGAGGCTGA
- a CDS encoding helix-turn-helix domain-containing protein: MEDEESAAVLKAVGRQIKAWREASGMRQSELGSAIGYGEEMVSSVERGRRAPKPEFLDTADEVLGAGGKLAAMKEDVERARYPKKVRDLARLEGEAVDLGAYASHHIHGLLQTPEYTRELYAMRRPPYTEDEIDRHVAARMARKTVFERVPRPQLTFVQEEVTLRRPIGGKMVLRRQLERLLEIGKLRHAVIQVMPTDREDHAGMGGSFQLLKLQDGKALGHLEVQFLSRLISDPREVQTLETHYGMIRAQALPPRDSLAFIEKVLGEET, from the coding sequence ATGGAGGACGAGGAGTCCGCGGCCGTACTGAAGGCGGTCGGGCGACAGATCAAGGCGTGGCGCGAGGCTTCGGGAATGCGGCAGTCCGAGCTGGGTTCCGCGATCGGGTACGGCGAGGAGATGGTCTCGTCGGTCGAGCGGGGGCGGCGGGCGCCGAAGCCGGAGTTCCTGGACACGGCGGACGAGGTGCTCGGGGCGGGCGGGAAACTCGCGGCGATGAAGGAGGACGTGGAGAGGGCGCGGTATCCGAAGAAGGTTCGGGATCTGGCGAGGTTGGAGGGCGAGGCGGTCGACCTGGGCGCCTACGCCAGCCACCACATACACGGCCTATTGCAAACCCCGGAGTACACACGGGAATTGTACGCGATGCGGCGCCCCCCTTACACGGAGGATGAGATCGACCGCCATGTCGCCGCGCGTATGGCTCGGAAGACCGTCTTCGAGCGCGTGCCCCGCCCGCAGCTCACCTTTGTCCAGGAAGAGGTGACACTTCGACGGCCGATCGGGGGCAAAATGGTGCTGCGACGACAGCTCGAACGCCTGTTGGAGATCGGTAAGTTAAGACACGCGGTGATCCAGGTGATGCCCACGGACCGTGAGGACCACGCGGGCATGGGCGGCTCGTTTCAGCTGCTGAAACTCCAGGACGGCAAGGCGCTGGGGCACTTGGAGGTCCAGTTCCTCAGCCGACTGATCAGTGATCCACGTGAGGTCCAGACCCTGGAAACGCACTATGGAATGATCCGGGCGCAGGCTCTCCCGCCACGGGATTCGCTGGCGTTCATTGAGAAAGTACTGGGAGAAGAGACATGA
- a CDS encoding ATP-binding protein: MNQETLRQVPSSAYLFTVQLSATRRGARLARLLTERQLDDWGVPLQGAAQVVAELASNAVLHGRVPGRDFRLRIKLDPGPGSSLRIEVTDARGDRIPRTPDPGATDAESGRGLMLVAAYADRWGVDEAPAGCKTVWAELTVLGRGTP, translated from the coding sequence GTGAACCAGGAAACCCTTCGCCAAGTCCCCAGCAGTGCGTACCTCTTCACGGTGCAGTTGTCCGCCACTCGAAGAGGTGCTCGACTGGCCAGACTGCTCACCGAACGCCAACTCGACGACTGGGGCGTGCCGTTGCAGGGCGCGGCGCAAGTCGTGGCCGAGCTGGCGTCGAACGCCGTGCTCCACGGGCGGGTACCGGGGCGGGACTTCCGGCTGAGGATCAAGCTCGATCCCGGCCCCGGCAGCAGCCTCCGGATAGAAGTGACCGACGCCCGAGGTGACCGAATCCCTCGTACCCCCGACCCGGGCGCGACGGACGCGGAGTCGGGCAGGGGCCTGATGCTGGTCGCGGCCTACGCGGACCGCTGGGGCGTCGACGAGGCGCCCGCGGGCTGCAAGACGGTGTGGGCCGAGTTGACGGTGCTGGGTCGCGGGACTCCGTGA
- a CDS encoding LamG domain-containing protein: MVATTSGMAHAAENLPPKQPLVRDLKTGGKACGAGEGKAFLAESQPLVNAVLYDTDGGRVSGEFELWWTDAEGTEQRRTLTTTAKSSGSPFTFGLPWDDLPANTVISWHVRADDGTAKSPWSSEGGGSACEFVYDNVNPAKAEVTSPEYPQDVLWVDGVGVYGHFSMDSPSDDVVAYRYDFLRGPGGTARPDEPGGSVTLPFLPLTSGPDTLTVRAIDRAGRSSGETSYRFFVKSGRAPVAHWKLGDPAGSTTAAAETGTAADAGGGVTFGGPAPTGTGLASTATLDGSGDGYLTPDVPAVADPRKTFAVSAWARPARTDRTMTVAGQDADGSSGFALGLTARDEAPVWSFTVGGARVSGGVPETGEWAHLLGVYDAETGEAQLYVNGDAVGTTAEAAPGEAVGAFQIGRVRDGDSYRGHWHGGLGDVRVHDRVVVPDEAAELAHRTPRSLGHWSLEDASDGASPDQGGGAPLKLGSGATIHRGPDGSCLPDLDPDCPVVPYALVGDGHLALDGETGHAATEGPVVDTSDSFSIGVVVRLADAEPTRPMTVLSQGGEHTDAFRVRYEPSTYAWQLLMPVADEPGAAETVVAQLAMADGGEGQGHRIAVVYDDATDKIKLYLDGVIDTGATAGFSNGWPSSGPLQVGRAQVGDGWGEYFHGDVDEVHAFAGALDDRDINQLGSGTEPCLC, encoded by the coding sequence ATGGTGGCGACCACGTCCGGCATGGCGCACGCGGCGGAGAACCTGCCGCCGAAGCAGCCGCTCGTGCGGGATCTGAAGACGGGTGGCAAGGCGTGCGGGGCGGGCGAGGGCAAGGCGTTCCTCGCCGAGTCGCAGCCTCTCGTCAACGCTGTTCTGTACGACACCGACGGAGGGCGCGTCAGCGGTGAGTTCGAGCTCTGGTGGACGGACGCCGAGGGCACCGAGCAGCGCAGGACCCTCACGACCACCGCGAAGTCGTCGGGCAGCCCGTTCACCTTCGGACTGCCGTGGGACGACCTTCCCGCGAACACCGTCATCTCATGGCACGTCCGGGCCGACGACGGCACGGCGAAGTCGCCCTGGAGTTCCGAAGGGGGCGGCTCGGCCTGCGAGTTCGTGTACGACAACGTGAATCCGGCGAAGGCGGAGGTCACGTCCCCCGAGTACCCGCAGGACGTGCTGTGGGTGGACGGAGTGGGCGTGTACGGCCACTTCAGCATGGACTCGCCCTCCGACGACGTCGTGGCCTACCGCTACGACTTCCTCCGAGGCCCGGGCGGGACCGCCCGGCCGGACGAACCCGGCGGCTCCGTGACCCTCCCCTTCCTGCCGCTCACCTCGGGCCCCGACACGCTGACGGTACGCGCCATCGACCGCGCCGGCCGGAGCAGTGGCGAGACGTCGTACCGCTTCTTCGTCAAGTCCGGCCGGGCCCCCGTCGCGCACTGGAAGCTCGGCGACCCGGCGGGTTCCACGACCGCGGCGGCCGAGACCGGTACCGCGGCCGACGCCGGCGGTGGCGTGACCTTCGGCGGTCCGGCTCCCACGGGCACGGGCCTCGCCTCCACGGCCACCCTGGACGGCAGCGGCGACGGCTATCTGACGCCGGACGTCCCGGCCGTCGCCGACCCGCGGAAGACCTTCGCGGTGAGCGCCTGGGCACGGCCCGCGCGGACCGACCGGACCATGACCGTCGCGGGTCAGGACGCGGACGGGTCCTCGGGCTTCGCCCTCGGTCTGACGGCCCGCGACGAGGCGCCCGTCTGGTCGTTCACCGTGGGCGGTGCCCGCGTGTCGGGCGGTGTACCCGAGACCGGGGAGTGGGCCCACCTGCTGGGTGTGTACGACGCCGAGACCGGCGAGGCCCAGCTGTATGTCAACGGCGACGCGGTCGGTACGACGGCCGAGGCCGCACCCGGCGAAGCCGTCGGCGCCTTCCAGATCGGACGCGTCCGTGACGGCGACTCCTACCGTGGCCACTGGCACGGCGGCCTCGGTGACGTCAGGGTCCACGACCGGGTCGTCGTCCCCGACGAGGCGGCCGAACTGGCCCACCGCACACCGCGGTCGCTCGGCCACTGGTCGCTGGAGGACGCGTCGGACGGCGCCAGCCCCGACCAGGGCGGCGGTGCGCCGCTGAAGCTGGGTTCCGGTGCGACGATCCATCGCGGCCCGGACGGCTCCTGCCTCCCGGACCTCGACCCCGACTGCCCCGTGGTGCCGTACGCGCTCGTCGGTGACGGCCATCTGGCGCTCGACGGCGAGACGGGGCACGCGGCCACGGAGGGGCCCGTCGTCGACACGTCCGACAGCTTCTCCATCGGTGTGGTCGTACGCCTCGCGGACGCCGAGCCGACCCGCCCGATGACGGTGCTCTCCCAGGGTGGTGAGCACACCGACGCGTTCAGGGTCCGCTACGAGCCTTCCACGTACGCCTGGCAACTGCTCATGCCGGTCGCGGACGAGCCCGGCGCCGCCGAGACGGTCGTGGCTCAGCTGGCGATGGCTGACGGCGGCGAGGGCCAGGGACATCGGATCGCGGTCGTCTACGACGACGCCACCGACAAGATCAAGCTCTACCTGGACGGTGTCATCGACACGGGCGCGACCGCCGGGTTCTCCAACGGCTGGCCGAGTTCCGGCCCGCTCCAGGTCGGCCGGGCCCAGGTCGGCGACGGTTGGGGAGAGTACTTCCACGGAGACGTCGACGAGGTGCACGCCTTCGCCGGCGCCCTGGACGACAGGGACATCAACCAACTGGGGTCGGGCACGGAGCCCTGCCTCTGCTGA
- a CDS encoding DUF2165 domain-containing protein → MAEIKTPRISPLPLASTLLVGTVALYMALVAFSNITDFGTNQQFVRHVFAMDTTFKDEDLMWRAIESKGIQDAAYVLIIIWETISALILIAATYFWARALGNRAFPTARRYSTLGLLMVLLLFGAGFIAIGGEWFVMWQSDDWNGLDAALRVFLLSGVVLLVTCLPTNDRTAD, encoded by the coding sequence ATGGCTGAAATAAAGACCCCCCGCATCTCACCCCTCCCCCTGGCCTCGACACTGCTCGTCGGCACGGTCGCCCTCTACATGGCGCTCGTCGCGTTCAGCAACATCACCGACTTCGGCACGAACCAGCAGTTCGTCCGCCATGTCTTCGCCATGGACACCACGTTCAAGGACGAGGACCTCATGTGGCGGGCCATCGAATCGAAGGGCATACAGGACGCTGCCTACGTCCTCATCATCATCTGGGAGACGATCTCCGCCCTGATCCTCATCGCGGCCACCTACTTCTGGGCCAGAGCCCTCGGCAACCGCGCCTTCCCCACCGCCCGCCGCTACAGCACCCTCGGCCTCCTCATGGTCCTCCTCCTCTTCGGCGCCGGATTCATCGCCATCGGCGGCGAGTGGTTCGTCATGTGGCAGTCAGACGACTGGAACGGCCTCGACGCCGCCCTCCGCGTGTTCCTGCTGAGCGGCGTGGTCCTGCTGGTGACCTGCCTCCCCACGAACGACCGGACGGCCGACTGA
- the cpt gene encoding chloramphenicol phosphotransferase CPT, translating into MTTQMIILNGGSSAGKSGIVRCLQAELPDQWLAFGADSLIDAMPARMQTSDGGIEISTDGEVAIGADFRALEQAWAQGVVAMAHAGARIIIDDIFLGGAASQRRWQKLLDGLDVLWVGVRCDSAVAAGREIARGDRVRGMAAAQANIVHEGVHYDLEVDTTHTESLTCARTIAAHVS; encoded by the coding sequence GTGACGACTCAGATGATCATCCTCAACGGCGGCTCCAGCGCGGGGAAGTCCGGAATCGTACGGTGCCTGCAGGCCGAACTGCCGGACCAGTGGCTGGCGTTCGGGGCCGACTCCCTCATCGACGCGATGCCCGCGAGGATGCAGACGTCGGACGGCGGGATCGAGATCTCGACGGACGGCGAGGTGGCCATCGGCGCGGACTTCAGGGCACTGGAACAGGCCTGGGCCCAAGGTGTCGTGGCCATGGCCCACGCGGGCGCCAGGATCATCATCGACGACATCTTCCTCGGCGGAGCGGCCTCCCAGCGACGCTGGCAGAAGCTCCTCGACGGTCTGGACGTGCTGTGGGTCGGCGTCCGCTGCGACAGCGCCGTAGCCGCGGGCCGCGAGATCGCCCGGGGCGACCGAGTCCGGGGAATGGCCGCCGCCCAGGCGAACATCGTCCACGAGGGCGTCCACTACGACCTGGAGGTCGACACCACCCACACCGAATCCCTGACGTGCGCCCGCACCATCGCCGCCCACGTCAGCTGA
- a CDS encoding DUF6247 family protein — MSAQSDGPYGPLIPMPELTPDALRAAVTRIAPSRVPALTQHLFEATTNAQQTQSLAPLRAFVHSWAVFVAIERHPARAGRLRELERIVDTGEQDPSEAIAEIRAIREAAEAEAGL; from the coding sequence GTGAGTGCTCAGAGCGACGGCCCGTACGGACCGCTGATCCCCATGCCTGAGCTCACTCCGGACGCGCTCCGCGCCGCGGTCACCCGGATCGCGCCGAGCCGTGTCCCGGCACTCACCCAGCACCTGTTCGAGGCGACGACGAACGCACAGCAGACGCAGAGTCTCGCGCCGCTGCGCGCGTTCGTGCATTCGTGGGCCGTGTTCGTCGCGATTGAGCGGCACCCGGCGCGCGCTGGGCGCCTGCGTGAGCTGGAGCGGATCGTGGACACGGGTGAACAGGATCCCTCCGAGGCCATCGCCGAGATCCGGGCGATCCGGGAGGCCGCCGAAGCCGAGGCAGGTCTGTGA